The Rutidosis leptorrhynchoides isolate AG116_Rl617_1_P2 unplaced genomic scaffold, CSIRO_AGI_Rlap_v1 contig263, whole genome shotgun sequence DNA segment CATTGCAAGAAACATGTCCTTAAGATTTCTATTCTTGCGTTCGGTCATTCCATTCGACTGAGGGGAGTACGGAGCAGTTAATTGATGTACAATCTCATGTTCTAAACAAAAGTCTTTGAACAAATGCACAAACTCTCCACCTCTATCACTTCTTAAGGATTTAATCTTTTTGTCATGATGGTTTTCTACTTCTGCTTTGTATTCTTTAAAATTCTCAAAAGCTTCATCTTTACTCGTTAGTAAATATACATAGCACAATCATGTGGAATCATCGATAAAAGTAATAAAGTACTTTTTACGAACTCTAGAAGGTATAAACTTATAATCGCAAATATCTGCATGGATAACTCTAGAGGTTCAAAAGTTCGTTCAACACTTCTATAAGGAATTTTCGTTGCCTATGCTTCTACGCAAATCTGACATTTTCTTGTGATCATTTATATTCATTTTTGAAATTAAACCCATTTGCACAAATTTCAATAAAGAACCATAGTTAACGTGTCTTAATCGCTCATGCCATAAATTAGGAGACTCAACAATATAAATAAAagagaaattattattattattatcaataatagtaGCGGAGCTCGAAGGCTCATTGTTTACAAGAGTCATAACAGAAAAACATTCCATCAATTTTAAAATTCTTGCCCACATACATTTCCTGTTTCATAATCAACATCTTGTCACCTTCCATCACCAGCTTGAAACCTCCATTGGTGAGCTTCAACGGATAGGAGATTCTTGCGCATTCCCGAAGCGTGTAGAACATCCTTCAGTGTGAGGGTCTTACCTGATGCCATCTTCAAAGGAACCTTGTCGAAACCTATAACAACAGTGGTGGCGGAATTGCCTATGTAGAGAGTTATGTTGGGAGGTGAGTATTCTGAAAACATAGACTTCTCAGTGCATATGTGACAGGTGGTGTCGATGTCCATGTACCAGTAGTTCGAATTTCCTCCAACCATATTGACTTCAATGACAACAAATGAAAGATCAATGAATTCCTCAGCCAGGTCGTTGACCATGTTGGCTGGAGCAGCGGTCCTCTTCTTTCTCTTTTTCTTGTCAACAGGTTTGTTCTTGCATTCAGAAGACTTATGGCCAGCCTTTTGACAGTTAAAGCATTTCTCCCTGAAGGGGCCAGCAGCGGCTATAGCCTTAGCAACACTCTATCCTTTCAGAGGAAGAAATCTCCTTTTCTTGGACGACGATCCAGCTTCCATAATATTGGCATTCGGATCAGCAGCCTGAGAAACCTTTGTGAATCACACGTGAGCCCTCTTCAACTTTCAACTTGCGGATCAGATCCTTGAAGTTCATCGGCTTGGTCTTGTGTTCTAGATAGTTCTGAAATCCGCTCCAGCTTGGTGGCAACATGTCAATAGTATAATTCATAATGAAAGACTCATCGAGTTTCATACCTTGATCAGTAATCTTCTGCAAGAGCAGTTGCCATTCCTCTATTTGGCCCACTAGTGGCTTCAAGTCCCTAAACTTGAAGGCCCTAAAATTCTGTACAAGTTGCTTCTTGTCATTCAGAGCTTCTGTCTTGTATTGAGTCACAAGACTGTCCCATAAAGATTTTGCAGTATGACATTCTTTTGCGTACACGTCGAAAATGTTCCCCCCGAGACCGTTCAGGATGAAGTTACTGTAATAGTGATCACCCCTCGTCTAGTTGTCCAGAGCAGCCTGAGCCTCAACAGTAGGGTTTTCACCCACAACAGGCTTCTCTATTGTTAGGAACTTTTCTACCCCAATAACCATCAGGTAGAAATGCAAATGTGTCTGTCAACGCCTAAAATTCTTGCCAGCTCCAGTGAACTTAGTAGGTTTCTCAGCCGAAGACGGATGTGGTTGTACGAACCCTATCGCATCATTTGTGGGATCGTTAGTCTTGGCCGCAGCCATAGCTGCATCATTTTGCTCCTTAACAGCAGCATCAACAGCAACAGTGGGATTCTCAAGTTCAAAAGACATGATGACTACAATAGAAACAAACACAATAAGTACTAGAACATTACTTGTAAAGCAAGTAAATTAATTTAAAGCAGATTCGATT contains these protein-coding regions:
- the LOC139882391 gene encoding uncharacterized protein, producing MSFELENPTVAVDAAVKEQNDAAMAAAKTNDPTNDAIGLVTQYKTEALNDKKQLVQNFRAFKFRDLKPLVGQIEEWQLLLQKITDQGMKLDESFIMNYTIDMLPPSWSGFQNYLEHKTKPMNFKDLIRKLKVEEGSRVIHKAAAGPFREKCFNCQKAGHKSSECKNKPVDKKKRKKRTAAPANMVNDLAEEFIDLSFVVIEVNMVGGNSNYWYMDIDTTCHICTEKSMFSEYSPPNITLYIGNSATTVVIGFDKVPLKMASGKTLTLKDVLHASGMRKNLLSVEAHQWRFQAGDGSKDEAFENFKEYKAEVENHHDKKIKSLRSDRGGEFVHLFKDFCLEHEIVHQLTAPYSPQSNGMTERKNRNLKDMFLAMLLNVGMLQVLTANYILNKVPHKKLDKIPYELWKGKPPSYKYMKVWGA